The proteins below come from a single Ptychodera flava strain L36383 chromosome 6, AS_Pfla_20210202, whole genome shotgun sequence genomic window:
- the LOC139135671 gene encoding RIB43A-like with coiled-coils protein 2, translated as MYKLDLPVDLKESAAIERRRNLELQRQSRIFNAKVRTIGVDLNALEEQVKDRKLHENREYMRDEAYASDIVRNDKIASLLQKRQEQDIRNLNKALNEFRTVHQQPESRREWDLYDPDGKKKDKPARVSDDDPRCGPSGLQKFDGEDLNNKARQKLMQEQMREWSKKQAKEKAAAQARQKEADRLYELKARELDQRACELAKAEEDCRRAINQSVKDYNKALEDERNEKERLAKEQELDDNFTEMSNHIYGDILTENPDVAQSAFGPHRVITDRWKGMSPEQLEEIRRIQELQRQEKKRILDDEKERDKEWERQRIADARAGELMERQQDRLRKELDKQQVENNAKLAAEQQSQKEFLDKEVYTNPPTAAYFDQWNKTSR; from the exons ATGTATAAGTTAGACCTTCCCGTCGACCTAAAAGAATCAGCGGCGATTGAGCGGAGACGAAATTTAGAACTCCAACGCCAAAGCAGAATATTCAATGCAAAAGTTCGCACGATAGGG GTTGACCTTAATGCTTTGGAGGAGCAGGTAAAGGACAGAAAATTACACGAAAATAGGGAATACATGAGAGACGAAGCTTATG CATCTGATATAGTAAGAAATGACAAGATTGCATCATTACTGCAGAAGAGACAAGAACAGGACATCCGCAATCTCAACAAAGCATTGAATGAATTCCGAACAGTGCACCAGCAGCCAGAGAGTCGTCGTGAATGGGATTTGTACGACCCTGATGGCAAGAAGAAAGACAAGCCAGCAAGAGTGTCGGATGATGATCCCAGGTGTGGCCCGTCTGGCTTGCAGAAATTTGATGGCGAAGATCTCAATAACAAAGCCAGGCAGAAGCTGATGCAAGAACAAATGAGAGAATGGAGCAAAAAACAAGCCAAAGAGAAGGCAGCCGCCCAGGCCCGGCAAAAGGAAGCTGACAGATTGTATGAACTCAAAGCACGTGAACTTGATCAGCGTGCATGCGAATTAGCAAAGGCTGAAGAGGACTGTAGACGAGCTATAAATCAGTCTGTCAAAGACTACAACAAGGCTTTG GAGGATGAGAGAAATGAGAAAGAAAGGCTGGCCAAGGAACAAGAACTTGATGACAACTTCACAGAAATGTCCAACCACATCTATGGTGACATCCTCACAGAAAACCCTGATGTGGCCCAGAGCGCGTTTGGACCCCACCGTGTCATCACCGACCGATGGAAGGGCATGTCTCCAGAACAACTGGAGGAAATCCGTCGCATCCAAGAGCTGCAGAGGCAGGAGAAGAAGAGAATCTTGGATGACGAGAAGGAGAGGGACAAAGAATGGGAGAGACAGAGAATAGCCGATGCCCGTGCCGGAGAACTGATGGAAAGACAGCAGGATAGACTCAGGAAAGAACTGGACAAACAGCAAGTTGAGAACAATGCTAAACTGGCAGCtgaacaacaaagtcaaaaagaATTTTTGGACAAAGAAGTGTACACTAACCCTCCAACAGCAGCATACTTTGATCAGTGGAACAAAACTAGTCGATAA